The genomic region CTCTGGATACATTTGTGATATTCTCAGatttatttcttttccttttagCAATCGAGTAAGAGCGAGATATCAGGAGGTCGACAGAAAATGTTTTGCAGAGTTGATAACAAATAGCATGTGTGACGAACAGCACCTTTAACGGATATTAAGAGTTTTCAGGAAAACCTGTAGATTAGAATGAAAAATCTGTCCCTACCACGAAAATATGTTCTACAGTGCTTACTTTTTCAAGGCATGCAGTACCCCTTTGGTAACCTAAATCGAAAATTAAGGCAAGTTTTAACCTAAAGATATCACCTGACCCGTCAATGAAAATATTGTTGTTCACTTTTACATGGCGTGTTATACTTTACAGCAATTTTTCTGACGAGAAAAAGCAATAACATCTTAAAAGAAAGACTCAGAACAATAGGTAACAGGACAAAATAAACTCAGTCTTGACCATTGttctattttaaacttacatgCATTTGAATGAATAAAAAGTTTCACAAAAGCAAGGTGAAATTTGAGAATTTACTTCACTACATAAAAGCAGTATAAAGTATCTTGTATGCCTGCCTATTACACATTCACATCTGTCATGACTTTTTGGAAATCTGACATATTattgtaacttgtttttatagaACTTTCctctaaaactaaaaaaaaaaaaaaaaaacaaacggacAAATTCAATGATAcagaagtgtgtgttttcttatagcaaagccacatttggctgtctgctgtgtccaaagaggggaattgaaccactgattttagcgttgtaaatctgaagacttaccgctgtccctgCAAGAGGTCAATgatacagaataatttaatacacAGTTTGGTCGTCAAACTACATTTTCTTCTTTTAGAAATGAATAACTATTTCCAATTTTGAAcggatagactagaaagaaggcagtaAGTCAACAGGGCCCACAGCCAACACTTAAACTACTCTAGTCCGAAGTAAGATTTGGCGATAAATGTTTAGCATACCTGAGACCATAAACTTTGAAGCGTATTTTGGTAGCAACGGTCCGCGAACCGTGGAGCCTCATAATCAGCGTTCAAGCTCACTAAATTTGGCTACTAATTAAACTGAATACTAGATGGCAGTAAAGTCAGAACATTAGTTGTCAACCTTGTCCGAACTCATTAACACGACAGGCCTGTAGATAACTAAACCTAGTTTATGTTTTGCTGAATTGATGTGTCACACGTGGCTAGCTATAGAAGGAgcaaattatacataaaattactCACTCTTCTGTTTCTCCAAACTTATAAAATTTGTCGGATATTGTTGCAAgtaaaattattcagttttatcGTTTACTTTTAAGTATTGTTTAGCTCTTAACAAAAGCAATAGACGATTATTGTTATGTCGAGGGCACTTACGATAAAcgataatatttcttttttgaatatcttaatcattattatttcatttttataaataaccaTTGTAAATCGGTATTTCTGCAGGGTTCTCCACgtggagaaaataaataaagctcTAAAATTAAGCAATATCTAAAAATGGACATACGAGTGCGTCGATTGTGGCCTGAAGATAATGCTAAAGCTGGTGAGCACGTCTCTTAAATTATGACGCTAAATGCATGTAATCAGTGTACAGAGTAAACTATTTTTTGAATGCGGATGAATAGCAATATGCTTGCTCTTGATCAATTCATTTCATATAGCTCATTAGAGGGCGCAGTTTCCGGTCAAAAGAACGGTGTCAGACATACGATTTATTTTAAGTACTTACGAGTAAAATTTGTACAGGTATGTCAACAACACATTATATCTACCATATACAGTAATTATCAGTTCATAGGAATATGTATCGGGAATGAAGTGTTACAAGGGTGTATGAAAACCCTTCATTTATGATTCGTTAATATGGAACCCGGAAGAGCTTTAATAACTTTCTGTTTATAAGTATCAAATAACATTGTCTTGAAGAAAGAGAGCATAGCTGTCTTAGAGAGCATAGCATAGAGAAACTATGATTTAAAAGGAATGCTCCTCTTATTTGAATTATAGTTAGGTTAAATAAGCTATGATAAACAAGGAAATTAGCAGAATTTTAAGAAGCATTTTAAATGAAGAGTTTTTTCCTGccatttgtacatatttttaatatgcatGCAGTACATATGTTTCATCAGGTTCAAtactgttattaaaaatgttgacTGTTGAAATACATATTATAGGATGATTTAagcatgtttgattcagtaacaAATTAAATCTGGAAAGAACTTACGAATTATTGCATAATGACTAGCTTTTAGGTAGAAAATACATCAGATTAATTTTAAAACGCTAAGAAAAAACCCCTATGTGATGTGAAAAACAGAGTTTAGGTTAAGATTTGATTTTTGTAACCATCCTGTTATCTGAAAATTCTAATTACCAAAAACAATATTTCGATTTTTCACTGATACAGCGTTCTGGCAAACTGCCAAATATTTACAATTACGTCATTAAACGCACTTGTGCTATTGGTGGTAACAAAGATTTAAAGCACGGAAAGTAACATAAACACTGATAGCAAAAAGAACGTGGTCGTAGCTATACATTTTTTACTGACTAGCAGTTGTTCAACAGCATTATCTCGGTCTCTGTGACCATTCTCCCGTTTTAATTGTTTCTAACATGTCTGTCTCGGTGATCCACGCACAGCTAGCTCCCTACTACAAACTCCCTCGTGTTCAGATCCATCAGGAAGAATACTTGGAATCCATATTCCAGAAAAACAAGAACCCTAATTATAGTGATCTGGTCATTTGGTCAGCAGAGGTCGGATTGACAGTGGAGGAGATAAAGgtaaagtgaaatatataaaattaaaatattttaatgtaatttgcaATGATGAAAATAATACGGAATAAAACTTGTTCGTTGTACGGTtaattattatagatatttaattataaaagaacaGAGATTATATACtagccccccgctaatacagcggtaagtctccggacttacaacactaaaataaggggttcgtttcccctcggtgggctcagcagatagcccgatgtggctttgctataagaaaacacacacacacattatatactaaattaaaatatagcttGTTCATTGTGTGATTAGTCACTATTgatatttaaatgtgtatttgatAAGCAAGATCTTTGACAGACGTGTAAGCGACttatttttcttgaataaaaACCTATGTATAGAAACAAGTTTAACTGAGATTGACGAAAATATCGTGTATGCACAaaaatatcgatgtttgttttcaagtttatggttagcgtataataaatttatcattaatgGATGAGCTTAATAAGACATTTCATCTCAAACACATAAAAGCTTAcagttatgaattaataaaattttaggaTATATCAGGTTATCTcacaagtaatgtccgaaaatgtaatacagaaagtacatcatcatttctgtctttgtagaaggctttaatgactaaaatatgtagtaagatgtgtataaaaatgttcaaacaaataaaagaaattaacccaactccacttttttcggataattaatcaaataaacccttattaaGATGAATATGTCTGatgagcacattaggcatataatgctttacgagtttaagaaagacaatagtgcagcagaaactatacgaaacattcaagatgattatggtgcggagtctctcaatgaaagaaaatgtcgaaggtggtttcagaagtttagaTCAGGTGACTAGAGCTTAAGTGATGCGTtacattcaggtcgtcctgttgagtttaatgatgacttgctgctggctgcacttgatgaagattgtgctgtcaCAGTTGAACTAGCATAGA from Tachypleus tridentatus isolate NWPU-2018 chromosome 1, ASM421037v1, whole genome shotgun sequence harbors:
- the LOC143254151 gene encoding homeodomain-only protein-like, giving the protein MSVSVIHAQLAPYYKLPRVQIHQEEYLESIFQKNKNPNYSDLVIWSAEVGLTVEEIKIWFENRLACWRQEQGLPANGKLVNE